Below is a genomic region from Zea mays cultivar B73 chromosome 9, Zm-B73-REFERENCE-NAM-5.0, whole genome shotgun sequence.
tcagcagcatacacctctgctgattcgtcttcagagctactttggtcgcattctactacatgtacgttgtgacgaattgttttagcagtttctttgcttcggctttcacaagccaaagctctctggtgtaattgtgctattgtaaagaattggatgccttctaatctttcttttaaataatatcgcagaccattaaaggctaatcctactagctgtttttctgctaaatgaatttgaaagcatcggtttcttgtatctcggaatctccggatgtaatcattaaccgattcatcttttgtctgtcgcaacgacactaaatctaccaaatccaactcatagtcaccggagaaaaaatgatcatgaaatttttgctctagatccccccatgatgaaatagaattaggaggtaaagtggcataccatgcaaacgcggttcctgtcagcgataatgaaaataaacgtacgcgaaatgcctctgtgtcggccaattctcccaattgtgctaagaactggcctatatgttcgcgtgtgttcttcccttgatcacccgaaaattttgcgaattcgggtatcctggttccctgtgggtatgggtggtgatcaaatcggctgtcataaggtttccgatatgattgccccccagggaccatgcttactccgagcttatctcggaacgccccggctatttcttcccttactatatcaatggcagccggtgcgagaccaccggctctctggtcaaacataggtggggttggctggatattagcatgttgtctttccccccattggtttgagttacgtggtgcattttcatttgccctatatgggtcataggtttgatcgtttctttccggcctcctgggtggggccggaaagctctcctgggctctggatcttgaattaatgggttgatgcattgtatagtgcgatgggaagtgctgctgggacgggtgaggattccggtaacaatcctcctcaaaaaggtcatgtgcggactgtccggacattagcccggaccgtccgtgattatgtgcggaccgtccgttgttgcatgcggacggtccgactgggtagtttaggttCTGTGCCGTGCGTGGtagctcgggcgcatatctaggtaactcattaaaaataggcccgactgttgctggcccggacggtccgcgctcacgtgcggacggtccgggcatgtgcagatcggctggtttgctgccgatttgcggttgattagggtatgtgtccatcggcatcccataaaggggttgtgactggtcgtgacaacctgtagccgatgtgttacacgcgttatctcctaactcaacctcgtgcgaaggaaaatttgcggtactagatttatcaaatgcacgtactagtctcttaagatcgctttgcataccccctatgatgttctgcatttgttcacgctgatcttctacataatttctaagagattgcagatcgttggtattacttacattggggatatctggcgtgggttggagcgaagccggatccgtcgcccgatgtcggacgaccttgttgttcctgtccactttgaagttggccaagaactttgctttcgcctcctggatcatccgctccttgtgctcctcgaactggagctgctcgtcagccggcaaggtttcccaagtcggctctatgatgttgcttggagaaatatcagagctatcccttgaaccggccattgagggccgatttgatgagcttagatatgttgtccccagcggagtcaccaaaaagtatgttgacgccttttcggagcgccaaacactcaacaagaaccgtggcggtgccctctacacaggggcggacggtccgcgcgcaggggccggacggtccgcggcctggtgcgaggcgcggtggtgctctctgcgcaagggcggactgtccgcggcctagggccggacggtccgcggcctggtgcgcggctaaggctcctgcctgacggctggacggtccgcgccctggggccggacggtccgcgcgtacgcagggacggcggaaaATCGCCGacgacgcctggatctcgctcccgggagggaccccgtcggggagtagagatcctaggtggtgtctaggctcgggtagaccgacctagactcctctaatcgacgtagagtcgaggagaggcggagaatttggggattgagaggctaaccctaaactagactagaactactcctaggataaaatgcgaataaaagttgtattgattcgattgttgatgataaatcggccgtagacctctctttttatagaggaggggggctggaccctttacacgactggattccgagctaattccgcaaatctagccaacaaacatagcacaaaactcggaaccctaaactgctctgcgcatgcgcggaccgtccggcccacaggcgcggactgtccggaccgcggaccgtccggcctcagggccggaccgtccgcctgctCAATTTGGGGTTCAACAGCATGTCAGGGAGCAACAGGGAGACGCAACGCAATGCAATGAGACTGCCAATTGCTCTGCGACCAAACAGGGCATCAGCGTTCCAAGTCAAGCTCCATAGATTCGGAGCTGGCAGAGGTAATCAAACACCACGTTGATGAGCTGCGTTCCATACTTTCAGGACCAACCGGCTAATTAAATATACCACTAGGAacgtgcccgtgcgatgccacggaacacaAATTGCGACCCTCCAATAGACTTAGGGCCCTGGCGACGGGCGACATGAGTACAATAGTGACGCCAAAATCTATGATTAAACATAGATACAGAACGATATAAATATGTCTACCCAAATAGATTGAAATAGAACCGCACAAATAATTTCTAAAGAGTAAATATATAATGATTAATCATAAGCAAATATGTTGACACCTTGTACACTAATCTAATATTTTTTAACAATATTGTTAACTCTCTGTTGTATGTTTGCCGGGATGACGTATCTGCACGAATTGTCCTCGTAACTTAACAATTCGATAATAAAGTTCCTCCGAAAAATCTTTGCATCCTACACATaagacataagagaacaaaacgTCAATTTATTATTATGTAACTGGAATGAATCTTATGAATATGAAAGGAACGTACTCCACTCACCCTAAAAAATTTCATTCGACTATCATTCCCCCACATGGCCATAGCTTGTAGGATAAGGTAGCTAGTGTTAAGCCTATAGAATAATGTTTTGCCACATAAGACTAATTTTTACTCCTGTGGCAACGCAAGGGCACGAACCTAGGATTGCTCCAAAGATTTCATTGGTAAGTGGGCAATGTTTTCTCAAGAAACTTGGTCAACAACTAATGGCAACAACTACTGTGTAATAAGGTCTTACATGCAAGTGAGGTTTTTGGTCCGTTACATCATGATCCAATCGTAGATATAACTATGATTTGTTAGACATTTTTTTATAAATTTACATGAGCTAATGTGAAAGTGTTTAAGTATTAAATGTGACATACGGTTGGATCATCATTTAAAATACCATGAGACTCGCTTACGCGCTTGCATGTAATGTCTGTGCATTAGGATTTGGTTTGATTTTATTAATTCACAGCTTCTACAGATAAAGAGGACAATTAGAAACCTCACAACACACCCCATACAGATGCAATAATTTCAACAAACCCAAGCGATGAGGCCTGCAGTTACAAATCAAATTTTGGTATATTCATGCAGGTTCTAGATGGTTTTTGTACAACACATGCCCTTTTAGCTCAAGTGTTTGAAGCCTTTAGTAGATTCCTGTAGAGAACAAATCTAATATACAAGTCTTTCATGAACAGGATTGAACACAAAAAAGTAGAGTCCTGTGTTCGAAAGAAAGAAAAAAGTAGAGGCCTCATGGATCCTTCAGACTACTCAAAAAGATATAGAAGTGTTATGATCTTTGTCACATAGAAGGCTCATATCTTCTGGACAAGAACCTGAGCACCGAACTGAGGCTGGAGGGTGAACACCAACATCGGTGCATGAGCATAAGACGCCGAAACGGTGAACGCAAACCGCTGAAGGGTCATTGCAAGCGCCACCTTAGCCTCGACCATTGCAAGATTCTGGCCAACGCAAATTGTAGGGCCGATCCTAAAGGGGAAGTAAGCACCTAGGTGATAGCTGCTGCCATCTGCAAACCTTGATGGATTAAACTCCTCTGCATCCATGCCCCAGACTTCATGGTCACGATGGATGTGAATGATAGGGAAGTCCAGCCGTGTGCCAGTCGGGATGTCTAGTTTACCCAGCTTGATATTCCTGGTGGCAGTCCGATTGATAAATGTAGTTGGAGGATACAGCCTGAGGGTTTCTTTTAACACCATAGTTACCTGATCCACATAGCAAAAATATAGCACTATAAATACAACATAAAATCATCTCAAAAGCACTACAAATGTATGAACTTTTCAAATAGATGGACTCACAATCTTGAGATCGCTCAGGTTTTCTGCATTAGGGTGCTCATGCTTTCCGCACACTTTAAGGACCTCATCACGGGCCTTGACCTGCCACTCTTGATGCAACGCAAGAAGAAGTGTTGCCCATGTCAACAGGTTCGCTGATAGCATTAACCCCAGCAAATTTTTTGAGTCCTCACATTTTGTTCCATTGATTTCGATCAATTTGCGCAAGGAGCATTGGATTTCCTAGTTTAACCTCTGCCTTTTTTCGGTTCTTCTTTGTTGGTACAAACCTATGGTGAAACAGGTCATATAATGATGTATGTATGTCTATACACTGTGCCATGCAAAGACCGTGGATCCCACGACGAATGCAGTGGAAAGAGGCAATCTCACCTGAAGCCAGGAATATAAACAGTCCTCATTGCAAGAAGAGCAAGTTGCATCTGTTCCTCCTGCAACTGGAAAATCCGTTTCCCCTCCTCGTAGCTGCTTCCAAATGCCCACAGGAAATGACATCCGCACTCAAAGCGTGGAATGCTTTATGGACATCGATCTCAAATTCAGTGCGGCTCCCACCTTCGGCCTCCCACTTATCCAGAACAGATGATGTCACAGCTGCTATTCCTGGTATCCAAGCCTACAAGGGACAAGTATTGAGTTTAGTGGTAAATGATACTCCCTACTTGATTAGCTGGACCTGGACCCATCAGATAACATGCAGATCAGAAAGAAGAAACATTGACCACAGATGAACATGTAGTTATAACTTGCCATGCAAAGTTCCACATAAGGTTCTTGTTCAATACGAGTATTCAGTTATTCACTAAGGTGTGTTTGGTTGGATGTCTAAGGAGGAATGGAAGGGGCGGCCACAATTTTTATAGTACTTGGATGAGAGTTAAGTGGGGGCGAGGTAAACACTGGAGTAGTTTTTTGGTGGCAGTGTGATCCAAAAAATTAAGAGGGTGGTGTCGCCCCCGCCTCGTCCTACTTTGACCTCGAACAAACAAACTATAAGTTTCACACTTGTCACATCATAGGGGTGTCAACACCACATTTAACAAGGACTTATGTTTTCACCAAAACTGATTGAAAGTCTAAACCTAGTAGTTCTATAAATGAGTTAAAAGAACGCTGGCACATACTCTTACAAAACAATCACAAAAGCAATTACTTAAGCTCACATTACCACAAGATTTTACCTCCTGGTTGTTGAGGAAGAAAAAAATTGGTACCAGAGAGTCACAAATTTACATGTCTCAAGAAACAACTCCTTACCTTCACCCTCTCCATGTTAAACGTCGGCGAAATCACGCGGCGGTGGCGCGCCCGCGTCTCCCCGGAGAGCCCGACGAGCCCCTCGCCGATGAGCTGCCTGGCGAGCGGGTTGTTGCCGCCCGAGGCCGCCTTATCAAAGGCCCCCGTGGAGTCAGTCATCACGGCCTTCACGAGCTCCGGGTCGGAGATCACCAGCTGTGGCCGGGGTCCGAACCAGTACATGAAGGCCGGCCGTACCACGCCAGCCAGACCGCGTACTGCGGCGTGGCGCGGGCGACGACGCCGTCGTGGCGGAAGGAGGAGAGGGGCGGGGACCTGGCGGCGGCTAGCAAGTCGCGGTAGTCAGCTACGTTACCGGAGACCAGGCTTCGTGGTGGCCACCGAATTCCCTGCCGCCGGAAGCGGCGTTCCAAGCGGAGAGGGACCCACAGGAAGGAGTGGAGCAAGCGGAGCATGTACTGGGCAGCCACGAGCAGGGCGGCGAAGAGGAGAGCGGAAATGAGGGCGGCCATTGCTACTCGCCGGCGATAACATCGACTGAGCAAGCAATACGTGTTGTGCGTACCCGATTCCGATCCATGGGCAACTGCACCGTGGCGCAGCACGCGATGACCTCGTGGGCGGACGACGGCGAGTGGGACGTGccgtcggcggaggacgaggccgGAGGAGCGGCGGGGACCAGCGGGAGGGACAAGGACCGCGCGGCGGTGGAGGTGACGATCAGGATCCCCAGGAGGCAGCTGCAGGAGCTGATGGAGAAGAGGGCgcccgccgccggtgggctcctCCGCGGCCTCGCGAGCCGCAGGGCCGCCGCGCAGGCGCAGCTGCTGCTGGCGGACGTCATGAACGCCGGGCACGATAGAGCAAGGAGGAGATCAGGAGACGCATCACATTGACTTTCTCGGGGAACTGGGATGAGGACCGGATGGCCAGATCcgacggaggcggaggcggcgtGCATGGCTGTTGGCGTGCGGGGATGAGGACCGGCAGGCGGGGAtccggcggaggcggaggcggcgcgCATGGCTGTTGGGCGTTCGGGGATGAGGACCGGCGGCGGATCCTGCGCGAGGCAGGTGAGATGCGGGGGCGCGTTGATGGATGGCATCGGCAATCGCACGGTGGGGATGGGAGCGGGGGCATGGTTGTGCCAAGTCTACACTATCGTCTTAAGgaatagtatagatatagatttgCTTCTTAATGGGGGAGCCACATGGGCGTCACTGCTGCCTCATCGCTACGCTACCGCGATATGCCAGTACGTCTTTCTACGTCACACCGGTGACACGGGGGACGCTGTCCGGCTGTCCGAATCTTCTTGCTCAAACCATCGCGGTTTGAGTACTCCAAGCAAGTGCCGGTACTACTTGGTTACCGATCCGATCTCCAATAATGAACCATGAAAGTTAAAGTTTGTCCACCGAAATTAGCTAAGTTATGAATTTATAATAGTTATTTAAGTAACATAAACTGTTGGCAAGTCTAAGCCATTTCAAATAACATAACGAGCACAAAACATTGGTAAATTAAACCACTCTTAACTCGGATCGGATCCATCCAATGGATAGTGTTTTCAGCGCTACCTATGGCCCCGTTTGTTTCACCTTTTGGCCACCAGAAGCTGTTGTAGACTACCGAACGCTTAACGTTTCATCCCGTTTATATCATAACCACTTTAGACAAACTCGTCCAAAATCAATGTAAACACGGAACCATCTGAGTCGTTGCGAATAGTTGGAAACCGCTATTTTCTATATCTTAAAGCCTATGAACTCTTTTATCTACCTCCGCATGTAATCTCCACGATACTCACATTCTCTACAACTAGATTCTAAAAAAAAGTCTTCAGAAAAAgttgaaacaaacaggcccttaggtTCCTAAGTATCAACATCTCCAGATAAGAGTCCAAAGAACCTATGCATTATAATTAGTTAAAATGACTAAAGTTTGATAAATTTCGACTTAATTAACCAATTTTTGGTAGAATTGAGTAAATTACCTAATTTATGCTACAGTGACTACGCTAGATCTTCTACTTTGTGAGAGTTCAACTTAATTAACCAAAAAGTGTGTTTGAGTTGGAAGAATTTGGGATCACTCACTAGCAAAGGCTAGCACGTTCACTCTCACTAGTAGAAAAAAGCTCTATGCATGCAGCAGGGAAGAAATTAGGAAATAAAATGGTCCGACCGATCCAAAGAATCGGTCAGTGAAAACATGTTTTTATTGGCGATTATCGCCATAAGAAATTATATTTTCACTTGCGGTTTCTTAAAGGAACTGCCAGGAAAATACACATTTTCTTTTGGCGGTTTTCTTTTAAACTTGCAAGCAGAAATAATTTGAAATCGATTTTTTAGTTTTCAAATGACCTCGTTTGAAAAAAATCATCAaactaaaagttgtagatctctaaagttATATTTTTAGTAGTTTTCAACCTTTTCATTTGAAACCATTTGGGCTATCAAAATTGCATTTGCATTTGATAAATTATAAAATACAAATTTTGCAAACAAACTCGGATGAGAAAATAccaaaataaaacttgtagaACCCTAAAAGTCATGAAATTTTCTAGTTGACTAGTGTTTTTGTTTGAATTCGTTGACCGCCTCAAACAACCAATTTGTACTCGGTTTGTTCTAATATATGGGGGAAAAACTACTATCTAGACACAATCCAAGTCATGGTTGGTCTGGTAGAGAAGGCACACGCAAGGGTGAGGTAGCGCGAGAACTTCGACTAAGACGGCCAGACGAGGTCTCCTCTAATTTTTTTCTATTTTAAGAACTCATTTTATattttttagaaattatttataTTGGTGGTTGTCTTAACTGAACCGCAAGTAGAAATCAATTTCCACTGACGGTTCTAAATTCTCTGCATGTGAAAAATTATTTCTACTAGCCACTAATACTAGAGGTTAAAAAAAAACGCCATTGTATATAGGTTTCCAACCGCCACGATAGAGATTCTTTGTACTAGTGGGTGGACATGTCCTTGAACGCAATGAGGAACGTAGCAACCGACGAAACCGATTTAGAGACCAATTAAGCTATTGTTGTTCTCATTCTTTTCGCCGGTAGACTCCTAAAAAGATCCATCTACGAGGAACACGTTGTGTTAGATACCTCAATGGACTGTGGTCCTCGTATATAGGGAGGGAGTGGTGTTAGAGCAGCAGAAAACAACTCGAAAAACATGTTTAGCAAGTTTCTATGCAGTAGAAAATCCAATTAGATCAGAGTTTACGGACGACCTATAACTGGCTTCAATGCACTCAGTCTACGCGAACATGGTGGCTTGCACGCCTTCCACATGTTAGAAAACGACCGAGCATCTAGAAACCACAGTAAAACGTCAGTGCACTCGATTGGTTGGGTCAGGTCCCTGAGAGAGCGAGCAAAGCCTCAACGGTGCCATGATAGCGTCGAGCAACAAGTAGTACGCGGCAACGGTCGTCCATTGCCAATGTAGCATGCAATGCAGAAACACATATCACATATGGATGATCCAGAGCCAAGTCCGTCGCTTCTCTCCCAGTTGCACGCCATTGGAGTGAGAGACAGAAAAGATCCGACACTTTTTCGTGACCTGCGGTTGGCCTTGGGCGGGCCTTGGCGACGCGCACCATACCGGTATTTACGCCCGTGGCATCATCATACCTTTGTTTTTTTTGGTGTTTGAGCGTACACAACCACACGTGACCACTGCCGATCTACCCCATAAATAAAATAGGGAGTACATATTCAGCGTGTACGCAGTACCGGCAGTCTTCGCGTATCATCGTGCACCAGCGTGTCTCCTACGCAGTCCGGTGCGAAGATCGACCGACGAGCACAGACCGAATGGTCCTGTTGCATCTGAATATATAATCTCACCTCAACTGCTCAACAGTCACCAACCTGTCTGTCCCTGACGGCTGACGTTCAAATAATGCGCCCACCCTGTCTGTCACCACCACACCACACGTCCACGTAGGTTCTGGGCAACGCAATTATTCCGCGTGGTCGACCGATCAGCCAGCCGGCTGGAAGAGAAAGAGAACCGTGGACCGCGGCAAACGGCGTTCGCGCGACGagaccggccggccggccggccgtccCGGCGCGCTGCTGTGatagtgcagtgcagtgcagctGCACTGCCTCCTGCGGtactggcgcgccgtgctgggtgCGTGTCCTGTGGCGAGTGTCGCGTCCACGGAAAGGAAAACACTAGAAAGACGTGCCGCCCCTCTCCGACCGCTTCTCTTGTTGGTGGCTCTCTGCCTCTGCATGCAACATGTGGTGGCGGCACTCTCTCGCGTGGCATGGCAGTCAGTGCCGCCCCCCCAGCTCCCCTCTGCGGCAGTCCTGCACGTACGTAGGCTGTCCTCCGGTCGTTTGAAAAGCGGTTCAAGCAATGGAAGAGGACCGCGTCAGGACTCAGGCATcaacagctgctgctgctgctcgcgTTGAGAGGCCTGtgaagctgctgctgctgctcgcgCCAAGCCATCCCACATGCACCACACCTGCTCGACGGAACCTCTCAAAGGCGGCACATTTACCAGCTCCCGGAAGGGGCGAGGCGAAGGTATTCATGCCAAACCAGGTACCAAAACCAAGTCACCAGGTCATCCGATGATGCCTGCCATATGACGGGCACTTCATCGCCCTTTCCTTTCTTCCTCATGTACGACGTGCGTGCTTCACAGGCCGGTGCAGAGGCAGCAGGCTGCGTCAAGCGACTTATCGGCACCAATCCCCCCGTGGATGATGAATCTGGTTCTGATCGATCCAGTCCACACGAATTGGTGCCTGGATCTTGCGCCGCGATACCTCATTATTTGGGCGCCACTGCCAGTTTGCATCACCGTGCCTTTTCCCCGGCAAAATGCTATGGGTGGCAGCATCCTCTGGGCTCTGGCGGCCTGCCCGCGTACGTGCCTGCCACAAGCCCACAAGGCTTAGCTCTCTCTCGACTCCGCGAGGCAACGCCTGTCAGATCAGATGCCACATTGAGCCATGTTGATGGACAGGTTTATTTCACAGAACAGGACTGTTTCTGACAAATCTGGCACCCAAATAGTCGAAGGGAGGGTTAGGTCATACACTCATACTCGCTCCATATTTTTTTTATCTGACGTTTGTAGTTTTTTTTATATTGTTTCACGTCAAAATAAAAAGATGGAGGTAGTACAAAAGATCGCATGTCTGCTGATTACCAACAACCAGCTAATGGCAAGCATATGGTCCAGAAACAGCCTACGTACGTGTACGTAGAGACAAGACAACTGCTGCACCTGTTATATCTATTTTTTAGTCGAGCTATCTAAGATTTGATCAAATTTATAAAATAGAATAGATCCATTTATAAAAGATTGCAGAATACAATAGTATTTTCCAATTAATCAAGCTAAAGTTATGGTTTAAATCTACTTTAGACCGTAACTGCTTGTAGCCCCTCTTTTCATTCGCTGTATCAAATACTTGCCTACATGAACTAAAAGAGCCCCTAGCTAGCCGCACCGGCGTAAAACTACAGCGAACAGGATTCCATGACGAACGACGACACTCGTTTGGTATCATCAATGGTAACATGTTTTCGTATGGTCAAATTTAAAACGGTGTGACTCAGCACTATACTATAAAACCGCACCTTTCTACAGTTGAAACACAACGTTATTCAAGGCGGGGGAGTCGCAAAAGAACTGGGGAGCCAGCTCAGAAGCGGCCACCACCAAATGCGAGTCACCCAAACGAAATCATGGATCCCCCGTGCTTTCCACCTGTCCCAAAACGCGATGCTGCGGCCACGGACCATGATGGATCGATAATTGCATAGCATAGCACAATCAAATCATTCATGTATCAGCAACAGAAACCATCACCGCGATCCAGGGAGGAGCTACCACTAGTGTTGGTTGTAAAAAGAACGCCAGCTAATCTTGCTCTTATTGTCTGTCTccgaacaaacaaacaaacaaaaccgACAGGCCTGCCGCAATGCAAACTGATAAACCGTGTCACCATTTTATTGAGACCAGCACAACATTTTCCTGCGCCATTCACAGATGTTCGAAGATCACAGTAGTGCACGGATACCATGGCCAGAACTGAGTTCTTCATGGCACATGCCTGCACTCATCAATCATCTTGTTTTATTCTTTGAACGAGGAGCATGTGCAACCATGGTTTGGGAAAAAAAACAAGCTTCCACTGTCAGAGAATTTGAGCTGCAGGCAGTGTTTCGTATCACATGCAAGGCACCAGAACCCTTTGCTTGGAATAAAAGTATAAAATTGTTCGATTCAAACTAGCACTCATCAATGATTAGGGTTAACAGGGTTCCAACAAATGGACTCCATACGGTGTTCCAAGCAACTAATGGACTGACAATAATAAACTACTACAATTAATAATACCTGTTGTGCAGTGAGGGGACATGATGAAAGCTGGGTTACAAGCGGCATGTCATGTCAGCCATACAGCATACAGGGGAAGTCAATCTTGAACAAAAAAAAAACACTTACCAAAGGATGAGGACGCTTCAGCCTTCCCTATGTTTATTTCCTTCTTTGGCTTTGTCTGATGACTTGGAAGTGGTGGATCATGTTAAGGAACGACAATTCTGGCTGGAAGAATTTATGCAAGGCTCAAAATCGTATGAAGTTGTATGCAGCTGCACATCGTACTGAACACAGCTTTTCCGTaggagaaaaatagaaaatggttCTGTTAAAGCTTCAACCTTACTCTCAAATCTTGGTGGTCAACCGGCACTGCCACAAATTGGCTTACAGGGTTTTTTTTTGGTCCCTATAAAAGTGCTGGAGAAGATAGGTGTTGTTGCTTACAAACTAGAGCTACCGAGTTCAAGTAATTTTCATCCGGTTTTTCCATGTTTCACCGTTTCATGAACGCCTGATCACTGGTCTTCAGTGATTTGCTTGACAGTACCGGATTGAAAAGATCTATCAAGATTCACGAACGCCGTTTAACCTGGTTAAACGAGGCGACGCAGAAACCGTTCAAGCTCGTGTATCTTTGGACAGGACTTCATGATGCAACTACA
It encodes:
- the LOC103639212 gene encoding uncharacterized protein isoform X2, translated to MEEDRVRTQASTAAAAARVERPVKLLLLLAPSHPTCTTPARRNLSKAAHLPAPGRGEAKAGAEAAGCVKRLIGTNPPVDDESGSDRSSPHELVPGSCAAIPHYLGATASLHHRAFSPAKCYGWQHPLGSGGLPAYVPATSPQGLALSRLREATPVRSDATLSHVDGQVYFTEQDCF
- the LOC103639212 gene encoding uncharacterized protein isoform X1; the encoded protein is MEEDRVRTQASTAAAAARVERPVKLLLLLAPSHPTCTTPARRNLSKAAHLPAPGRGEAKVFMPNQAGAEAAGCVKRLIGTNPPVDDESGSDRSSPHELVPGSCAAIPHYLGATASLHHRAFSPAKCYGWQHPLGSGGLPAYVPATSPQGLALSRLREATPVRSDATLSHVDGQVYFTEQDCF